From the genome of Streptomyces sp. JH34:
GCACTAGCACTCACCGCCGCGGCGGCCGTGTCGATCGGCCTGTGGACGTGGTCGGGCGACGAAACGCCGGCCACGGCTCTCAGGGGCCCGGCCAGGTCGGCGTCACCGAGTGCGCATGCCATGGACGCCGACGGTCCCAACGCTGATACCTCCGCCGTGTCAGGCAGCCTGAACGGGAATCACCGATGCGGAAGAACGCGGAGCGCGGGGACGGTGGTGTGGAAGCCATGCCTGCTTGTCGCTGACGAGGCGATGATGGCTTTCCTCGTTCAGTTCACCAACACCTCGGGCAGGCCGATGACAGTGAAAGCGAAACTCGCCTACGTCCAAGCTTCCGTGGAGCAGACCTGCCCTGCTCCCTGGGGAACCTCGGCGACCATCACCATCCCAGCCAGGGCCACTCGAATCAGCCCGCTTGACACCTGCACCGCTGCACTGACACCCATTCAGGCATTCCAGGCCAAAGTCTGGGTAGCGCCGTACGACGCGACACAGTGGGCATACCGGGAGCATTCGCCAACCCTGCACGTGCAAGAAGCCGGCAATCCAGTGTGGGCCGACGAATCCTAGAAGCGGCCCGACCGAGGCGGCCAGAACGAGGCTGATGACGGCCGGACCACGCGAGGCGATGGACAGAGGCGATGGACGGAGGCGATGGACGACGTCCGGCGCTCCGTGGCGTGCTTCGCCTTACCGAGTACGGCAAGGCCGCCCTTGCCTGTTCGGCGCGGGCGTCCTTCCGGTTAGTAATGGGCGAGTTAATTTGAAAGGTCGAGGGCGGCGGTCGCGATGGTGAGGGCGGTGCACAGGCCGAGTGCTTCGTGGATGGTCGGGTGGACCAGACGCGGCCGGTCGTCCGGTGCGGCGGGCCAGGAGGTGAGGCGTACCTCGGTAGTAGCCAGGCTCAGGTGGGCGGTGACGTTCCAGCCGGCGGGGGAAGTCGGCTGCCGGTGGTGGCGGATGCGTCCGACAGGGAGTCTGGGGGATTCGGTGGCGAGCCGAGTGACAACTGGGAGCGGTAGGTCCGTGGCAGTGGGCCGAGGACGGCGCGAGATGCCGCTGAAAGCCCGGTGTACTGACACCACGTCGGCTCCATAGAGTTGTAACCCGAGCCGGATCGAGGGAGGGCAAAGGATGGACGCGGAGATCGCGCTTTTAGCGGGTACTGCCGGTACGACGATCGCGACGCTGCTGGCGACCGACACGTGGAACGGTGTGCGGAACGGCGTGGTCAGTCTGTGGCGACGTGTCCGGCCGGACTACGAGGAGCAAGTCGGCGCCCAGCTCGACACGTCGCGCCGGGACCTCCTGGGCGCGCAGAGCAGTGGTGACGAGGAGGCCGAGCGGGAGATCGCGGCGGAGTGGCAGGGCCGCATTCGCCGCCTGTTGGTCGCGCACCCCGAGCTGGTGGCGGAACTGCGCTCCCTGCTGACCGAACTCGACCCCGGCGCACCCTCCATCCCGGCCGTCACCCAACGTGCGACCGCCTCCGGCAGTTCGCGTGTCTACCAGGCCGGCCGCGACCTGAACGTTGACCAGCGGTGACCGGCCGCAACGACGGCCGGGCCACTGAACAGGGACGCGTCTACCAGGCTTCCGGTGACCAGCACATCACCGAACACCACCATCACAGTGCCGCCTGGGCCGGCCCGGACTCGGTAAGGCATCCGCCCATCGGCCGAGCACCGGCGATCCTGAGGGATCGCGGCGAACTCGTCGGACGCCTGAAGGAGGCCGTGACCGAGGACGCCGGGAGCACCGTGTTCGTCCTGCACGGCCTGGGAGGATGCGGGAAGACTGCCGTTGCGTGCGCACTCTTCGAACACGCCACCCGCGAACGCGGACGCCTGGGCCTGTGGGTCAATGCCTCCGATCAGGCATCCCTACGGGCCGGGATGCTTGCTGTGGCCGCCGACCGAGGCGCCGGCGACGGTGAGCTGATGGCCGCGCGCAACGGCTTACGCGCGGCTGCGGACTTGGTCTGGGACCATCTCGACCGGTCCGACGCACCATGGCTGCTGGTGCTGGACAACGCCGATGACCCAGCGGTGCTACGGGACGGCGGATGGCTGCGCACCAGCCCGCGCGGAACCGTCCTCGTGACGACACGGCAGGCTGCCGGACACTGGTGGCCCGCCGCTGAGCTGCTGTACGTGGGTGTCCTGCCGCGTGAGGAGGCGGCTCAGGTCCTGCGTGATCTCGCCCCGGGAACGGGTTCCGCCGAGGACGCGGCCGCCATCGCCGACAGCCTCGGCCGACTCCCGCTCGCCCTGACTCTGGCCGGCGGGTTCCTGGCCCACCAGGTGATCGACCCCTGGACGATGGTGGAGTACGGGCGTCGTCTGCAGGAGCGTCCGGACCCCATCGAGCTGATCGACCAGGGAGCCGTCGAGGCGGGCAACGACTCGCGGCACCTGGTCAGCGGAACGTGGCAACTCTCGCTGAACTCCCTGACCGGGCAGAACCTGCCCGAGGCCGTCACCCTGTTGCGCCTTCTGGCCTGCTGGTCGAACGACCCGCTGCCCCTGTCGCTGCTGGCCAACGCCCGGCTCGACCTGCCCCTGCCCGCAGACCGGGTGGAACTGGCACTTCGGGGACTGCTCGACCACTCGCTCACCGAACTCGTCCCCGGCGACATCCGCTGCCTGCGCACGCACGGAGTGCTGCTCGACAGCGTCGCACGCATCACCCCGGTCGATGAACGCGACCAACTCGCCGCCGCGGCAGCCGGACTCCTTCTCCACTCCCTACCTGCATCCCCGGTACGCGGCTTGCGGGACAGCCTCCTCACCCCCCTCGCTCCCCATGTCCTGGCGCTGCTTCGCCGCGTCATCACCTGGCCTGAGATCACGATCGGCACCGCCGAGTCCGCAGCCACCTGCGTCCTGCGCCTGGTGACGGCCCAGCATCGCTCCGGCGATTACGCATCTGCACTGGCCATGGCCGAACAAGCGACGACTCTCGTACGACGACGACTGGGAAACGATCACGTCCTGGTGCTGCGCCTGCGGCAGCGGATCGGGAAGGCGACCGATCGTCTGGGGCGCCTTGAGGAGGCAGCGGATCTCCACCGCGGGCTGCTCGACGACCTCGAACGGGTCTGCGGTCCCGAGGCGCTCGACACCCTGACCACCTGCCTCCATCTGTCCCGCCCGCTGGTCTGGCTCGGTCAAGTGACGGAAGCCGTGCAGTTGATGCACCGGGCGGTTGCCGGGCGAGCCGAACTGCTGGGCCCGTGGCACCCGCTGACACTGGAGGCGAGGGCATGTCTGCTCGAACTGCCTCCTGGCCCGGAGTTGGACCGAGAGGCACTGGCAGGAACGGATCTGGTCGCCGACTGTCGCCGTGAGCTGGGCCCGGACCACCCGATCACACTGTCGGCCGACCTCAACTGCGCAGGTGCGCTGCTCAACACCGGAAAGCACGCCGAAGCATTGCTGTCGGCCCGCCGTGCGCTGGCGGCGCATGAACGCCGGTTCGGAACTCGATACCCCATCACGCTGGCGGCACGAAGCCTGCTCAGCAACGTCCTGCACGCGGTCGGCGAGGACCGGGAAGCCATCGAACAGGCGGAAATCGTCAGGAAATGGCGCGAGCGGGTACTCGGTCCGGAGCACCCGTGGACGAGGGCAATCCGGGACAAGCTCGCGCGGTACCGGCGTTCCCTGGCAGAGGCAACGTCACCAGACCCGAACTGACTCGCGGTGGTCCGGGCTCTGTTCAGGAATCGGAGTCCGCCACCGGTGCGGACTCCGTGATCCACACGGGTCCATCTCCACACATCACCTTGATTCCGTCCGCCGGCTGCAACGATGTCCTCAGTACTCGCAGACGACGGTCAGCCACCACGGCAACTGGGCCGGATCTTCCGGAGCTGCCGAACCTGACGGCGCGTACCTGGTTGTGGATATCTTCCCTGGCGGTGTTCCACTCGATCTGAGAGAACTCGGGTTCCATCCACCCCGCGTAGGTGGCCGACCTCTCCTCCTGCGGTGTACCAGGCGAACCGGCCACGGCCAGCGAGAGCGCGCGGGGCAGAAGCCGCTCGATGAATCGGTCAACCTCTTCCCACAACAACTGGGGGGCGACATCGTCGCCCAACGCGATACCTGCCTCCTGCGCCAGGATCCCGCCGGAGTCGAATTCGCTCTCCATCCAGTGGATGCTGACGCCGATATCCTTGTCGCCGTTCCTGATCGCCCAGTTGACCGGAATGGGGCCTCGGTACTTCGGCAGCATCGACGTATGCACGTTGATGGCCCCCAAGTTCGTCGACCGGAGTACCGCCGACGGTAGCTTCCAGGGGAAGCCGTAGCAGACGATGAGATCGGCCTGGTATCCCGCGATGATGTGCGGCAACATGCTCTTCCGGCCCGGAATCAGCAGATCCATCCCGTTCGGCAGGGCGTCGACGATCTCGCCCACGACATCGCCCGCACCGCGTCGCGACGGCTCGCCCGGCCGCAGCGACCGAGCGTGCAGGTAAGCGACGGGCGTGTGTCCGGCCCGCTCGCACACGCGGTGCAGGAGGGCGAAGCCCTGCGCGGAGTATGAAATCAGAATAATGCGCATTTATAGCCCTTATGCTGCGGCAGGCTTCCGGCCGAAACTCTTATGCCCATCCCGGACTCTCCATCGAGCTCGGGGCGGGATTGCTCGGCTCTACTCCTCGGTCACGGTCGGCGGAGGCAGTTGGGCGATCCGGCGAGTGAAGAAGTCGTCCAACGACTCAGCAGCCCGGTGCATCTCCTGGATCGTCTTCCGCCATCGGGAAATGTCGCGTGGATCGTCGAAGCGGATACCGCCGGCGAGTTTCCCGTCGTCGTCATAAAGCACCTCGTACATCACCGAGGAGCCGAGGACCACGACCTCCGGAAGCGGATGCTGCGCTTCGTGCCGGAGGATTCCGTCCCCGCTGAGGACTCTCGTGTCCTCCCCGCACTGGGCCTTCAGGTTCAGCAGGTGGAGCTCCCACTGGAGGTACGGAGCGATGGGCTCCTCCACACAGCGGACACGGTGGAGGGCGAATCCGCTTCCGGCGATTCGCCGGAGGTACTCCTCGTAGTGCCCCCGCTGTTCCTCGATCAGCGCCAGGGCCTCATCCCAGCGCCCCTTGCGGAAGGCCTCCCAGCTCTCCACCCCCGGCTCCTGGAAGCTCTGCTGACGTTCAAGCTTCCAGAAACCCTCGGGGCCGGAACCCCAGAAATGGCGACCGAAGTCCTCGGAGTAGTCGTCAAGCCCGAGGCGCAGACCTGGGCCGTGGGCCTGTGAGCTAAGCATCAGGGAGGTCTACCTTCGCCGCAGCGGCTGTCCTGCGGGGGATTACGACGATTCGTTCATCCGGGGCGACAACAAGCCCTGGGGGCAGGATCGGCAGGTAGGAATCGGTGAGGTCGCGGCCAACGACGGCGATGTCCCCGTTCTCCAGTTCCCAGATGTCCGGGCACCCTTGCTCGCCGCCCGTGGTCCCGAGCTCGGTGGGGGATTTACCCAGGCGACGCACCAGCGGCGAAGAAGGATCGGCTTCCCAGCCCCGAATCATCACGGTTCTCCATTCAGTCCCCCCGAAGGTAACCTAGATCACACCTGACGCAACGTCGGGCAGAGACTTCCAGCCATCCGAACACAATGGCTCGTCCCCCTGTATCGACCGATAGCCGGGCGGATCACGGCGAAGTCGCCCGGGGTGGACCGGCAGGAACGACCGGACTCACGCCGGGCCGACCGTGACAGCGCTTCACGAATATGCACTGCCGTCCCGTTGGTCCCCGCGAGCCTTGTGGCAGTCGATGGGGCGCGCTGGAGGGAGAGCGCACCGGTCGGTCTTCGACGGACCTCGGACCCTGTGGGGAACATGCGGTACGGGCAGCGAAGGGAGGGTCGACGGCACGGTTGCCAGAAGCGGCATCGGCAGCCCAGGCCGCAAGGGACTGGCGGTCGCCCTGAGCAGAGCTTCTCGGCTGTCCGCCGACGCACCGTCACCCACGCACGCCACAGGACGCCCCCGCATCTCGTAGGCATCCCGATAGCGGTGGCCGAGGACCGGCCCCTCGACGAGTTGGCTGCGGAGTTGGAGGAGGGTGTTGCGGTCCCGGTCAGACCTGGGCGAGGCGGTTCGAGAGATCGAGGGCGGCGGTCGCGACGGTGAGTGCGGCGCACAGGCCGAGTACCTCGTGGATGGTCGGATGGGCCAGATGCGGCCAGTCGTCCGGTGCTGCGGGCCAGGAGGCGAGATGTACCTCGGCGGTGGCCAGGCCCAGGTGGGCGGTGACGTTCCAGCCGGTGGGGGAAGCCGGCTCCCAGCGGAGGCGAATGCGTCCGAGAGGGAGCCTCGGGGATTCGGCGGCGAGCCAGGTGACGTCGAGCGGCCCGTCGGGCAGGACGGAGAAACGCTGGACCAGAGCGCCGCGTACACCGCTCGGCATGGGGTGCGCGGCGATGCTGTGGAGTGGAAGGACGTGCGACGAGATAGGAACATCCAGGGCGTTGATGGGGTTGGTCATGTCCAGTTGAGGGCCTCGCCCACCGCCGCGGGGAGGTAGCCCTCCTGGCCGTCGTCGGCGATGAACGCTTTGCCGTCCCGGACGATGACCTCGGCTCCCACGTGGTGGGCGAAGGGGAAGTCGGGGTTGACGGCGAGACGGATCGGCAGGTTGGGGTCAAGCTCCTGGAGCTGACAAAGCACATGGCCGACGGTCAGGTGACGGGGCACGGAAGGCCTCCAAGATCGGTAGGAAAGGGCGGGTGCGGGGAAAGCTGGTGCGTCTGCCCGTCGGGCAGCCGGAATGGGCCACGCACGTTGTGCGGGAGGTCACGCGGAGGCGTTCATGGTTGGACGATCCATTCGTTGACCTGCGGTTTTTCCCGACACCTCTACGTTGGCATGCGGTGAGCCGAAGTCCGTAGTCCTTTCCGGGGAAGTGGGGTCTGCCGTGGGCGAACTGGCCGCCGCCAGCAGATGGCCAGCGGCCCGGGAATGGACCGGCGAACCCGGTTGTCGTATCCGGGCTGGAGCGCAGGATCCGGGCGGCAGGGCGGCAGGGCGGCCGTGGACGGTCGGCGACATCGCGATGGTCGCCGACGGCCAGTGGGCCGTCGGTGCGCGGTGCGGGCGCTGGGACGAGGGCGCGGTGGTGGAGGAGCGGATCGCGGAGGGGTGCCGTGCCTAGTTGACGGTGGAGGAGCTGGCCCGCGTGGTGGGCTCCCGCATCGGGGATGTCCACCGCGACGAGGACCTCGCCTGACCGGTCAGTGGCGCGGCCCCGGGCCGGCCACCGGCGGGCCGACAGCGGCCGAAGGGGCGGGCTGATCGGGTACCTGGCCCAGGGGGCGTGGTGTGCCCGGAGCGGGGGACGGCGGCCTGGGCCAGCCGGACTGCCGGGGCCGAGGCCGTGGTCGCGGCGGATTCGCGGGCTTCGATCACGTGGCTGATGGCCTGCAGGGACGTACTGCTCTCTGCCTTGGCGACGCGAAGGTCTGCCGCTGAGCTGGTGATCCGTTCCAGGTCGTAGAAGGCCGGCACGTGGCCGGGGCGGGTCAGGGCGTGCAGACGGTCACGGTCGCGGCGCTGTCGGTGATGACCATGGCCGCGCGGATGCGCATGGCCGAGCGCAGGAACGGGGCGTGGGGGAGAGGGCGTGTTCGTCAGCGGGCGTACCCGGAGCGCGGGGCCTGCGGAGCCGGTGGCGAACGCGGCGACGGGGTTACGGGACGAGCCGCGGCAGTCGTTGGCAGCACCGTGGAGCGGGAGTTGGCTGCCTGGATACGGCGGATGTCCAGGGGTGTGGGCATAGGCGGTTTGACCGGTGTCGCGGTGGCCTGTGAGGGAAGGCGTCGCAGGTCATAGCCGTAACGGATAACTGGCGACGGGTCGGTGAGGGCGGTGTTCATCGCGGTCACCAGCCTCTGCGGGGTGAAGGAGGAAGCGGTGGCGTACCACTGGTTTCCTGGCGGCCCGGCGAGGGTGAGCCAGCGTTCTTGATGGCCCCGCATCTCGGCGGTGTGGTCACGGTGGTTGTGGCGCAGGTAGACCTCGGCCAGGTGGTCGGGCGACTGGAAGAAGACGTTCTCGGGGCTGTAGCTGTGGCTCCAGCCCGCCGCTGCCAGAGGTGTGCCGGCATCCAGCGCGGTCAGGGCGCTGTTGCCGTGGTGGAGGTAGGAATCGGGGCCCTCGGCGTAGGCGGCGGCGAGCGCCGTGGTGAAACCGGCGACGATCTCGGTGGGGGTGCCGCTCTGGAAGGTGACCAGCCAGTGTGGCGTCGCGTAGTCCGAGCTGTACGCGGTGATCTTCCACAGGGCGTCGTCGTCGCCCTCGGGCAGGTAGGCCAGGCGGACCCGCTGGTCAGCAG
Proteins encoded in this window:
- a CDS encoding tetratricopeptide repeat protein, which translates into the protein MTGRNDGRATEQGRVYQASGDQHITEHHHHSAAWAGPDSVRHPPIGRAPAILRDRGELVGRLKEAVTEDAGSTVFVLHGLGGCGKTAVACALFEHATRERGRLGLWVNASDQASLRAGMLAVAADRGAGDGELMAARNGLRAAADLVWDHLDRSDAPWLLVLDNADDPAVLRDGGWLRTSPRGTVLVTTRQAAGHWWPAAELLYVGVLPREEAAQVLRDLAPGTGSAEDAAAIADSLGRLPLALTLAGGFLAHQVIDPWTMVEYGRRLQERPDPIELIDQGAVEAGNDSRHLVSGTWQLSLNSLTGQNLPEAVTLLRLLACWSNDPLPLSLLANARLDLPLPADRVELALRGLLDHSLTELVPGDIRCLRTHGVLLDSVARITPVDERDQLAAAAAGLLLHSLPASPVRGLRDSLLTPLAPHVLALLRRVITWPEITIGTAESAATCVLRLVTAQHRSGDYASALAMAEQATTLVRRRLGNDHVLVLRLRQRIGKATDRLGRLEEAADLHRGLLDDLERVCGPEALDTLTTCLHLSRPLVWLGQVTEAVQLMHRAVAGRAELLGPWHPLTLEARACLLELPPGPELDREALAGTDLVADCRRELGPDHPITLSADLNCAGALLNTGKHAEALLSARRALAAHERRFGTRYPITLAARSLLSNVLHAVGEDREAIEQAEIVRKWRERVLGPEHPWTRAIRDKLARYRRSLAEATSPDPN
- a CDS encoding formyltransferase family protein, translated to MRIILISYSAQGFALLHRVCERAGHTPVAYLHARSLRPGEPSRRGAGDVVGEIVDALPNGMDLLIPGRKSMLPHIIAGYQADLIVCYGFPWKLPSAVLRSTNLGAINVHTSMLPKYRGPIPVNWAIRNGDKDIGVSIHWMESEFDSGGILAQEAGIALGDDVAPQLLWEEVDRFIERLLPRALSLAVAGSPGTPQEERSATYAGWMEPEFSQIEWNTAREDIHNQVRAVRFGSSGRSGPVAVVADRRLRVLRTSLQPADGIKVMCGDGPVWITESAPVADSDS
- a CDS encoding DUF6879 family protein, translated to MLSSQAHGPGLRLGLDDYSEDFGRHFWGSGPEGFWKLERQQSFQEPGVESWEAFRKGRWDEALALIEEQRGHYEEYLRRIAGSGFALHRVRCVEEPIAPYLQWELHLLNLKAQCGEDTRVLSGDGILRHEAQHPLPEVVVLGSSVMYEVLYDDDGKLAGGIRFDDPRDISRWRKTIQEMHRAAESLDDFFTRRIAQLPPPTVTEE
- a CDS encoding esterase, translated to MTNPINALDVPISSHVLPLHSIAAHPMPSGVRGALVQRFSVLPDGPLDVTWLAAESPRLPLGRIRLRWEPASPTGWNVTAHLGLATAEVHLASWPAAPDDWPHLAHPTIHEVLGLCAALTVATAALDLSNRLAQV
- a CDS encoding DUF317 domain-containing protein, with protein sequence MTFSSDDEQWREYHVSPRYLAGSTFTGDPALRPLLDSGWLLNGDDVGNVYVNTADQRVRLAYLPEGDDDALWKITAYSSDYATPHWLVTFQSGTPTEIVAGFTTALAAAYAEGPDSYLHHGNSALTALDAGTPLAAAGWSHSYSPENVFFQSPDHLAEVYLRHNHRDHTAEMRGHQERWLTLAGPPGNQWYATASSFTPQRLVTAMNTALTDPSPVIRYGYDLRRLPSQATATPVKPPMPTPLDIRRIQAANSRSTVLPTTAAARPVTPSPRSPPAPQAPRSGYAR